DNA from Plasmodium cynomolgi strain B DNA, chromosome 12, whole genome shotgun sequence:
ttgAGTCGGCTAGCCAAACGGTTCACATATTTATCCAAAAGCATCTTTGATTCCATCACTTTGCTCCGTAATGATTCCATTTTCTCAATAATCGTGTTCAGCTTGTTCAGGTAAATCTCATCCGTTAAGTTGAGTAGCTTCTTTTCTATAAACAGCGTGATGATCGTAAAATTCTTCTCCAACTCCTTCTGGATATTTCGGAAAGAGTTAAGGATGCATTTTAACGGAATTTGTATGAATGACTTGTCGATTGCGTTCAGGGATAGCTGCTTGGATAGGTCGACCTGGCTTGCCTCAGTCAGCGGGGTTAGGGGCGGGGACGCCACCACCGGAGGGGGCTGCTCTGTTAGAGGCTGTCCTGTTGTCGACTGCCCTGTTAGCGGCTGTCCTGTTGGCGACTGCCCTGTTAGCGGCTGTCCTGTTGGTGGCTGCCCTGTTAGCGGCTGCCCTGTTGGTGGCTGCCCTGTTAGCGGCTGCCCTGTTGGTGGCTGCCCTGTTAGCGGCTGCCCTGTTGGCGGCTCCCCTGTTGGTGGCTCCCCCCGCTGCCGCGCCTGCTGTGCCCGCCGCTCCGCCTCCTCGTCGCTCTTCAGCATCTGCCGCCTCATTTCCTCCCTCGAGCACTTTGCCTGCTCCTGCTTCGGCGCGGCTGCGTACACCTCGGCCGCCTCATGGTACAGGCTGGCCTCATCCATGGAAAGGTAGCTCACGTTGGACCACGTGTCCATGTCGCAGTTGCTATCGGCGTCTTCACAGTCATCACGGTTGATCATGGTCTCCCTGTGAAGGGGATCCTTCCCCGTGTTGTTGGCTCCCCCCTGATGTGTTACTCCAACCTTATTGTCTATGACCTTCTTGGGGCTCTCGCCACTACCCTGTGCATCTGCGGTGCTTACGGCACAATTCTCATTGCCCCCATCTTGCACGTCATTCTGCTGAGCAGCGGGGGGCAAGGTCCCCACCTCGACTCCCTGCTCTGACTGCTCCGACGGCTCCGACTTCTTCAGCTGCGTCAACTGCTTCAACTGCTCCGACTGCTCCGACTTCTTCAACTGATCCAACTGACCCAAGTGACGCGCCCCACTTAACATCATAATGGCCCTCGACGCATCATCAACGAGGGCCATATCTTTATCCATTTGCTCCTCCACAATTTTGAACACCTCGTCTACACTCTCCTTCTTGCTACTTACGCGGAGTTCGTTACTTCCTGGGGGGACTGCACCTCTCTCGTCCGCTCTCTTACCTTCCTGTTGTTCAGTAGCCTCTTCCTCTACTCCTTCCCCTGTAGGGAGGCCCTCCACAGGGGGGGTACTTACCACCTGATCGGGTTTTTCTTCCATCAGGGGAGATGATCCTCACAAGGGGGGTGTACATGTCAGAAAAAGGTGACTCACCGGAGTTAGTCGTGGTGAtgatatgtatatgtgtgggGGGACGTGCTCCCCTTGGGTGAAGCGGGAAGACCGCCTTCTTATGTCTCCCCCGCGTGCCACCTCGTTAGAGATTatgcttttcccccttctgggGCTATCTCTTTGTGTTACAGTGCACTTAACGGTTTGCTCAAACGAATATGGTTGAACTCAAGTCTTTGGTTCTTTAtcacttgtttttttttttttttttttttcttttaaaaaaaaaaactccctctccttttttcagcACAGAGCACTGTAATGAGGGGAGGGCCACACGAAcagttggaagaaaaaaaggcgtgcTAAAGGAACTGTGTTGCGTACACCGCTTCTtcgttcaccattttgtgttatGTGCACTGTGGAAGGCTCGACGATACTCACATGTGGTTCTCTCTCTGCCCATGGCGATGCCGATTGGTCTGCTCCCTCGCCAGTCCTATCGGTATCGCCACACTCGTCAAAAGTTAAACGTGGGAAGGCTCCCCTGGACTCATTCACCGTTGCACGGGCAGCACGCAAAGGTGCCTTGgcgcacacaaaaaagagaaaaaataaagaaaaaaaaaaaaaaaaaaaaagaaagaaaaaagaagaaaaaaaaagaaacctgCCAAGTCACATGAAAAGGGAATACCTCCAAATGGTACAtctcttttaaaaagtgcTCCTTTTATgcagtgttttttttttttttttttttttcccatttgtgcgCTTTGGCCAGACGCCCACTGATCAGTCGGTCGGTGTGTGCCAGGCGAAGCTAAAATTGAGATGACCGCCCCTCACCTCCGCATGTCCCCTCCTGCACAAAATTGGCATTCACACGTTGGGGGGAGATACCTGtccgtttttcttttaatatttaaaagagGATAGCCATGTGGAGAGGGGAAAGGGGAGGACGGGGAAACTGACACGTACAGCTCCCACACCCACATGTGCCTTTctgtaacttttttatttatgtccCCGAGTTTACCCCACGGGCCCGGAGTGATGAGCTGCGCAAACAGCGGTGACATGCAGATGGTTGGGGAAAGTACCCCTAACGTGGGACATCACTCTCGTGAGGCACTCTGATGAGCTGCTCGCTTGAGCCACTGGAACGACTGCTGCCGCCAACTTGGCGAACACAAATGGGGATGAAACTCCTGCGGCGGAGGGGCGGAAGCAGAGTTGCTGCACCCTCTGGTTCATTCGCACAGGCACCAACAATTTTGCTGTGTGATTGATCGCCCATTAGTAGGACCACCTGGAGGCCACCCTTCGAGTGGATGTCTGTTTCCCCACTTGGAATGCTCCCCTGGATGGTGTGTGCAACTACGTTTGGCTAgctgagcaaaaaaaaaatcgacggAATTTACTTAACTCACCATTATGGATAACACAACtttgcacacaaatgggaaaaccaAAAATTTACAACATAATTGCACACCGTTTATCGAATCCATTGATGCTTCCCAGTCGGTGGGGACAAAGAACAACCGCGTGTTTTCCACCGCCCTGTGTGTCTACCCTTATTTGTTACATTTGGAAAGGTACCCAATTTGCTACGTTTTTTCGATTGCCTTGCTAtacaagggggggagagggaataaaaaaaaaaagtcgcgCAACAGAATGCACCTAATTAATGACAAAGGAGAATATAAAACAATCACCCACAGGAATGGCTTGTCTGGTCGTCTTTCCGACGGGGTGACAAAACACGGGTAGTAGCTTCAAATGGTGCATACCCTGTACGGAATAAACACTCACCTCGTGTTGAACCAACGTAgaggaacgaaaaaacaCATGGTTGCCACAGCGTTGGCAGAGAACGTCGTAGGGGGGGAGGGCTTCCTCCCCATGACACATGTCGTGTTACACGAAGGGAAATCCTCTCCCATTTGGCGAAGGGTTTCCCGGAGGTTGCCGCATGCATGTGAGCGGCGTGCTTCGGCGGTCTGGAGATAACTCGGTTGACACGCTCCCCCAATCAGCATGTTCCCACACCCCTTTGATCCATTTTCGCGTTATCCCCCCTCTTTACATGGCCGACCCATATTTGTTGAACCCCCAGCGGGGCGTGAGCGGAAAAGGTGTACCTCCCCTGGGGGgaaaacatacatttttcttttttccatatcAGTATGCCACAcgtatgataaaaaaggcaaatcACACCTTTCCGTTGACGTGTATTTCGTGAATGTACTCGTCACGGGGGACGTaaccaaatgggaaaggtgattttttttttttttttttttttctacctccTGATCTGGCAAANNNNNNNNNNNNNNNNNNNNNNNNNNNNNNNNNNNNNNNNNNNNNNNNNNNNNNNNNNNNNNNNNNNNNNNNNNNNNNNNNNNNNNNNNNNNNNNNNNNNNNNNNNNNNNNNNNNNNNNNNNNNNNNNNNNNNNNNNNNNNNNNNNNNNNNNNNNNNNNNNNNNNNNNNNNNNNNNNNNNNNNNNNNNNNNNNNNNNNNNNNNNNNNNNNNNNNNNNNNNNNNNNNNNNNNNNNNNNNNNNNNNNNNNNNNNNNNNNNNNNNNNNNNNNNNNNNNNNNNNNNNNNNNNNNNNNNNNNNNNNNNNNNNNNNNNNNNNNNNNNNNNNNNNNNNNNNNNNNNNNNNNNNNNNNNNNNNNNNNNNNNNNNNNNNNNNNNNNNNNNNNNNNNNNNNNNNNNNNNNNNNNNNNNNNNNNNNNNNNNNNNNNNNNNNNNNNNNNNNNNNNNNNNNNNNNNNNNNNNNNNNNNNNNNNNNNNNNNNNNNNNNNNNNNNNNNNNNNNNNNNNNNNNNNNNNNNNNNNNNNNNNNNNNNNNNNNNNNNNNNNNNNNNNNNNNNNNNNNNNNNNNNNNNNNNNNNNNNNNNNNNNNNNNNNNNNNNNNNNNNNNNNNNNNNNNNNNNNNNNNNNNNNNNNNNNNNNNNNNNNNNNNNNNNNNNNNNNNNNNNNNNNNNNNNNNNNNNNNNNNNNNNNNNNNNNNNNNNNNNNNNNNNNNNNNNNNNNNNNNNNNNNNNNNNNNNNNNNNNNNNNNNNNNNNNNNNNNNNNNNNNNNNNNNNNNNNNNNNNNNNNNNNNNNNNNNNNNNNNNNNNNNNNNNNNNNNNNNNNNNNNNNNNNNNNNNNNNNNNNNNNNNNNNNNNNNNNNNNNNNNNNNNNNNNNNNNNNNNNNNNNNNNNNNNNNNNNNNNNNNNNNNNNNNNNNNNNNNNNNNNNNNNNNNNNNNNNNNNNNNNNNNNNNNNNNNNNNNNNNNNNNNNNNNNNNNNNNNNNNNNNNNNNNNNNNNNNNNNNNNNNNNNNNNNNNNNNNNNNNNNNNNNNNNNNNNNNNNNNNNNNNNNNNNNNNNNNNNNNNNNNNNNNNNNNNNNNNNNNNNNNNNNNNNNNNNNNNNNNNNNNNNNNNNNNNNNNNNNNNNNNNNNNNNNNNNNNNNNNNNNNNNNNNNNNNNNNNNNNNNNNNNNNNNNNNNNNNNNNNNNNNNNNNNNNNNNNNNNNNNNNNNNNNNNNNNNNNNNNNNNNNNNNNNNNNNNNNNNNNNNNNNNNNNNNNNNNNNNNNNNNNNNNNNNNNNNNNNNNNNNNNNNNNNNNNNNNNNNNNNNNNNNNNNNNNNNNNNNNNNNNNNNNNNNNNNNNNNNNNNNNNNNNNNNNNNNNNNNNNNNNNNNNNNNNNNNNNNNNNNNNNNNNNNNNNNNNNNNNNNNNNNNNNNNNNNNNNNNNNNNNNNNNNNNNNNNNNNNNNNNNNNNNNNNNNNNNNNNNNNNNNNNNNNNNNNNNNNNNNNNNNNNNNNNNNNNNNNNNNTTTTCTTTCCTGTTAACTTTGTCATCCGTAATTAGCATGTTCTCCTTCCTCATggtatttgtaaaaattgaaatgaaTAAATCGTGTGCAGGGGTATCTCTGAAGATGATGGAATGCTATGTCGTTTTGAACACGGCCAGACTGCTCTCTATCGTTCCATTCGAAGGATACTTGCCTTATGACAAAAGTGGGGATTGGCTTTACCAACTGGTGGAAGCTATTTCGCTATTCATTAATTGCTGCATTGTGTACCTGTGCAGGTATAAATACAAAAGCAGCTACGACAGCACGAacgatatttttaacaacctCTTTTTAATCATCCCCGCCTTTGTCAtcgccatttttgtgcaccccTCGCTGAACTCCTTTCTCCCGGCCGATGTAAGCGCAGACGTAGAGTAGACGTGGAGCAGACGTAGAGCAGACGTAGCGCAGACATAGCGCAGACGTAGATAAAACAGCTGCAGCGGAACAGCAAAAACTTAACCTGCGCAATGACACACGTGCACATCGACGCTAACCCCCCCCACCCCATTCCACCCTTGCAGGTAGCCTGGTCCTTTGCCCTGTACCTGGAGTCCGTGTGCGTGCTACCGCAGCTGTCCATGTTTCAGAAGGAGGTAAAAAGGGaccccccctccccaaaaaaaaaaaaaaaaaaagaaggaaaaaatacctGCACGGTTCAGGCGATTTTTCGCTCACCTTTCGCTAACCATTCGCTAACCTTTTGCGCATCTTTCgctggattttttttatttccccccccatgcGTAACCTTGCAACGCGAAACTGCCattcttttcctctttttcccccccttcccccttcaGGGCAAAGTCGCAGCTTTTACCACCCACTTCTTGGCCTCACAAGCCTTTTCAAAGGTAACCCCTTTTGCGGTGAATGTGTGTGCaaactgcatttttttttttttttttttttttcccctatatTTGTTCACCGGATGACTTgtcatttttcccccttttcgtaTCCACTCCTTAGGTTTTGTCTTTCCTCTTTTGGATAGTGTCACATAGAGAATTGAATTCCTCGGACAACATCGTAATGACAACATGCATATGAGGGTTGCTTGCCCCTGTTTGGCGCAGAGTGCACATCGTTGCCTCTTCATGACTGCCTCCACGCGGGCGTATACCCCTTCCACTTATTCACCCGTCCCCCCCTCCCTTCTACAGATCAAGTCGTACGTCGGCGTATGGGTCGTAATCATGCAAATCGTCCAGCTGGTGCTCATGGGAGATTTTATATATCACTACGTTCGATGCCTGAGCAAGGGAGTCTCCTTTGACAACCtgttaaatgaaaatgtgtgaagaaggagaagaagaaggagaagggtTTGCTTCTCAGGcaggaggaaagaaaaaaaaaaagttgcgaaaacggaagttaaaaaaaaacgttaaaaaagaaaaggtaaaggaacaaaaggtaaaagaacaaaagttacggaaaggagtttttttttttaatcacaaTTTTAACTGCCTTTGAGAGAAGCACCAGTAGCAAAACTCAGTCACGACCGCATCGCATATGCCACATGTAGGAGTGCCCCGATCTGCAAACAGCGGGAGACGAACTACCCATTCGAAATTGAAAACACGAAACGTTACGAAGAACCAGAGCACACAGGTGCTATGCAGTGAGGGGAAGACGACGTGCCTGACGAGAGAATAGGggtatgtgtgtgtggatGTGGGGGGGGtattctttccatttgggggcGCATGTCTGTGTCGGGGGGTCTACAATTTCAACccatattatattattaccCAATGCACGTTCATCATAAAAAACCCCCGCTGTGCATGATtgacctcccccccctcccccttttctctcctccttttctctcccccttttaattttaacttcacattttccctcttttgcacacacatgtgatAAGTTGTGTGTGCCAATATTGATATGGGTTTCCTTGAACGTTGTGATATGTTGCTGGGTACGCACACTGCTCTACGTCAGCGTCGTGACCCATGcgtgcattttaaaaaatttttctctcttaGCAATTCAGCGCTCGCAGGGATGTAGGCACATGCATTGTACATACATTTATGTGTACCCATGccgtgtatgtatgtgtatgttGTCCCTTTCTCcccgctctttttttttttttttttttttttaactccccattttgctaccTCACCACTATATACTTGACCATTCCCCATGTAACCGAATCGgttgtttgtttttccttcatgtATGTGTAGTCCATGTGAACTTGGAAgcgtatgtgtatgtgcatatatatgtatggggaaaaaaaaaaaaaaaaaaaaacaaatgaggaaatatattttttttttttttcccccgttttatATGTTACGTTTCATTCCTCTCCCCATCTGTTCCTCCTCCACTTCACCTCTCCActctttccttttaaagCACTTAAATAAAGtctcttccccccttcgtTAATTTTATCACTTATCAAAGGGAGCGTGTGTACCTCACAGGGGTGAAGCGCCGCAAGAGTATCTGCAATGGGtagcggtgtagcggtgtagcggtgtagcTTTGTAGCGGTGTAGCTTTGTAGCGGTGTAGCTTTGTAGCGGTGTAGCTTTGTAGCGGTGTAGCTTTGtagcggtgtagcggtgtaTCGATGTGGCGATGTATCGATGCGGTGTGGCCAACCAGGAAGTGCAAACTGAGTTTCTTCCCCGCGCCAGTTGTTCATGCAGTAGTGTGGGAGACAACAGGGTATGCAATTGGAGGGGAAGCGGGTGCCATTGGGGCCGTTCACTTTTGAGGGCGGCCCGCAataggaaaaaggaagcatatTCGTGTGCGCACCATTTCGCTGGAACGAAAATTGTGgtgagcgtttttttttttctctcctttttttttcgttcttttccTACGCAGGGGGAAAACTGTGATGGTGCTTAATTTGCGTCATGAGCGCCACCACGACGAGGTGCGCCAAATGGGGGCGAAGTTTGACAGACTCCCCATATAAGCGGCCCCCCCACTTTTAAGAGGCTTCCCCACTTTTAAGCGGCCTCCCCATCCGGACGTGCAATTACGCACTGTGTTACCCCCCAGagagggaaattttttttttttccacctcttcGATGAGTACActcatacaaaaaaaaaaaaaaaaaaggagtcatCTCAACGGAGTGTCAATTCTCTGTGGCGTTTGTAGGCCCTCCCCTGCGGTGATCTCCATCGAGGAAATCTCCAACCGATACAgttattcacaaaaatgtttttcattCGTAAGCGGTACTTTGGCTTTTCCCATGGTTTGGGCGTATCGGCCGCCATCCAGAGGAGGTATACTCCCCGCGGGGTTGAATGGGCTGCCAAGCTACGCGGTGGTTATGCGGCTGTATGGTTATCGCTTCGTTTAGCTAGCAGCCGTTTCACCGCCTCAACACCGCTCCACCGCTAACGATCTGCATATCGCACGTCAAATTCGCCAAGCACACTcgtccccccccccttctctCCATGCAGACCCTTTAGCACGAAAAACTTCTACGAAATTTTAAACGTCCAACGGAATagcagtaaaaatgaaataaagcaAGCATATCGAAAGCTGGCCCTCAAGTATCACCCAGACAGGAATCCAAATAATCGAAAAGAAtcggaaaaaatgtttagaGAAATAACAGAAGCATATGAGACCTTAAGtgacgaaaataaaaagaaaatttatgaCAGTCAGCTAAATCATGGGTTCTCTGCTGGGAATTTTGGTAATAACTACAGCAACATGAGCAGCAatgggaaaacaaattacaCGTACCAGACAAGGAGAATGAGTGATGAGGAAATCGAGAAGGTTTTTAAGAACGTTTTTGGCACCATGAACCtgaatgatatttttaaatcaaaCGTTTTTGGGGAGGTAACCATGGACGTGCGGAATTGAAGCAGTGTGTCTGCTGTGGAGAGGCACCTCTGGAGGAGATCCTAGGGGGAGTTTCACACAGCATACCAGCACATATGAACATACCCTCACATATGAACATACCATCCGTGCAACTTATTTGTTGCACATGGATCCTTTacttgtttttcttcctcaggGTAACTTCTCCCCGAGAGGGATggaaaacgatttttttacaaaatttggaTCAGCGGGTAAGGCTCACCAGATCGAACTGAGTACCCACGCTCTTGCGTGAAATTTAACGGCCCCATCGGAGCGGCTTCATCGGAACGGCCTCATCGGAGCGGCTTCATCGGAACGGCCTCATCGGAGCGGCTTCATCGGAACGGCTTCATCAGAACGGCCTCATCAGAAcgaccccttttttccctcgcAGGATCCTATCGGAGCAGCAGTGACAATATAAAACGTAATCCCCTTGGCGCATTTTGTTGATAGTTTTATGCCTACGATGGGGGTCCACCCCCGCTCCACTTCCTACCACATCCTGTCACGTAGATCCGCTTCCTACCACGTAGACCCACTTCTCACCACTTCCTATCACTTCCTACCACTTCCTaccgctccccccctgcagagACGAACATAAAAACGGAGATCATCCCGcgaggaaacaaaataatcgaGAAGACGACCAAAATAATTACCTACCACGACGGGGTCGTCAAGCAGGAGATCACGGAAAGGGAGATAAGCGGCAACAGCAAAGGTGCATGAGCGCGGAGCGGGAGGTGCGAAATGGGAGGTGCGAAACGGGAGGTGCGAAACGGGAGGTGCGAAGCGGGAGGTGCGGAGCGGGAGGTCTGAAATGGGAGGTCTGAAGCGGGAGGTCTGAAGCGGGAGGTGCAGAGCGAGGATCGCCAAACGTGAAACGTCGACAGCGTGCTTGCATGCGTAACGTGTAAATGGCATAAGAGGGGCGGCCCGTTTCGACCCCACTCGACCCCATTccgtagctttttttttttttcaccgtgAAGGCCTCGATACACTCGCAATTCTGTTCCCaccgttttttccccccctctgcatGGGTGCTACATACACGCGAAAAGGCCTCGCCCCGTCAACACTACCTCGTGTGCACCCCCCAGTAACGTCCACTCCACcttctttcttctcccctGATAGAATACGACATGTCAGATTTTGACGttttctataaaaataatttcaacAAGGTGGATCCTCGTGTGAGTCGAAGCGAATTTGttgattataaaaaaatgggaaaagaaaacagcTTAGGGAAACAGGTTATGCGATATGCATTTGGGATCATTTCCATTGCCACGAGAAGGATCCTTGTGAATTTTGTGATACAAGTTATGAGAAGGATCATACAAGGGATTATTCACATGCTGCGGCGCAGGTGATCTGTCACAAGGGACACCTAGGAGGGCGTCCACACCGAGATGGTTCTCTTTCAAAATTATCATCTCCCTAATTGGTAATGAACCAAACGGAGACGGAGAGGAGCACTCCTCCGTGAGCACAACCCCGTGAGCACTCCTCCGTGAGCACTGCTCTGTGAACACTGCTTCGTGAGCACTGCTTCGTGAACGCTGCTTCGTGAACGCTGCTTCGTGAACACTCCTCCGTGAACACTCCTCCGTGAGCACTCCTCCGTGAGCACTACTCCATGGAGACGCGTCCTTCGAAGGACCCGAGTATTTTCCTGAAAAAGTACGCAGGTAGGAAGAAGCGCCTTCGTTTCTGCTCCTCATAGATGATGCCCTTGATTagtttgcttttttctccgTTCCAAAGGAGCTGCGGAGGGAGGGGGAAGGTATAGAGACATataagggggggagaaaaatatccGAAGAGTGAGCTAAGATATATGAGTAGACCATCTCATGGAGCAGCAATTCAGGAGAGTAACCCTTCGAGCCGAACCCCAAATCAGTCACTCCGCTTCTCACCACTGGATAAACTCACCTCCGCCGTGTAGTAGACGCGTCGGTCTGCATACTCCACGCTCCAAGTTAAGTAATAGTTACTGTAGAACCACGTACCTTGCATATCGTTGGACATGGTCACCGTTCCATTGTCATGTatgtgaaggaaaaaggaagcctTCTTTTGTaatagaaaattaaaagttgTGATTTCCCACCGGCAATCCTTTAGGGGATGAACTTCTTTGCTTTCCTGTTGGTTTGTCTGAAGGAGTAGTCTCCACGTGCTCACTAATTTGTTTACTCCT
Protein-coding regions in this window:
- a CDS encoding hypothetical protein (putative) codes for the protein EGVEEEATEQQEGKRADERGAVPPGSNELRVSSKKESVDEVFKIVEEQMDKDMALVDDASRAIMMLSGARHLGQLDQLKKSEQSEQLKQLTQLKKSEPSEQSEQGVEVGTLPPAAQQNDVQDGGNENCAVSTADAQGSGESPKKVIDNKVGVTHQGGANNTGKDPLHRETMINRDDCEDADSNCDMDTWSNVSYLSMDEASLYHEAAEVYAAAPKQEQAKCSREEMRRQMLKSDEEAERRAQQARQRGEPPTGEPPTGQPLTGQPPTGQPLTGQPPTGQPLTGQPPTGQPLTGQSPTGQPLTGQSTTGQPLTEQPPPVVASPPLTPLTEASQVDLSKQLSLNAIDKSFIQIPLKCILNSFRNIQKELEKNFTIITLFIEKKLLNLTDEIYLNKLNTIIEKMESLRSKVMESKMLLDKYVNRLASRLKYIYFEGDIQLENLKHDFRFEMYENRINWLVDGFLSRYGFFDTVEIFSKRYKLENYSDADVYKEYLDIITELKNHNIKPALEWCQKYKSQLKKIDSNVEAELHLQYVISVISENKFFEAIEYIKKTVSKPDEEISADVKFLVTYIGLYGSNEKKHSTDALRRFNRRRWIKVTKSFQQVYSEITGVLNKPLLELLLKAGISVVKTDQCGKQSSTKCPTCIEELRHTIKEVPHIQKTKSFLVCPYTSQVMDEKNPPFTTPAGHVFSEKAISLFVKSEEMFECPVTGEKYRMQDLSRLFI
- a CDS encoding ER lumen protein retaining receptor 1 (putative), with amino-acid sequence MFSFLMVFVKIEMNKSCAGVSLKMMECYVVLNTARLLSIVPFEGYLPYDKSGDWLYQLVEAISLFINCCIVYLCRYKYKSSYDSTNDIFNNLFLIIPAFVIAIFVHPSLNSFLPADVAWSFALYLESVCVLPQLSMFQKEGKVAAFTTHFLASQAFSKVLSFLFWIVSHRELNSSDNIIKSYVGVWVVIMQIVQLVLMGDFIYHYVRCLSKGVSFDNLLNENV
- a CDS encoding hypothetical protein (putative) — translated: MVKGRYLPTRGTTLLFVLTTLLFILHNVNVLIISEGRSLKRYHQPAVGSSLLNPLRYPCEREFENGRRSTGWRRERTPTPLLKIPQLHPPMGRKKVHLAILKRSALPSGSILLNWKEGVNKLVSTWRLLLQTNQQESKEVHPLKDCRWEITTFNFLLQKKASFFLHIHDNGTVTMSNDMQGTWFYSNYYLTWSVEYADRRVYYTAELLWNGEKSKLIKGIIYEEQKRRRFFLPAYFFRKILGSFEGRVSME
- a CDS encoding DnaJ domain containing protein (putative) gives rise to the protein MFFIRKRYFGFSHGLGVSAAIQRRPFSTKNFYEILNVQRNSSKNEIKQAYRKLALKYHPDRNPNNRKESEKMFREITEAYETLSDENKKKIYDSQLNHGFSAGNFGNNYSNMSSNGKTNYTYQTRRMSDEEIEKVFKNVFGTMNLNDIFKSNVFGEGNFSPRGMENDFFTKFGSAGSYRSSSDNIKQTNIKTEIIPRGNKIIEKTTKIITYHDGVVKQEITEREISGNSKEYDMSDFDVFYKNNFNKVDPRVSRSEFVDYKKMGKENSLGKQVMRYAFGIISIATRRILVNFVIQVMRRIIQGIIHMLRRR